A portion of the uncultured Bacteroides sp. genome contains these proteins:
- a CDS encoding iron-containing alcohol dehydrogenase, whose translation MYNFVFQNPVKLIMGKGMIANLNKEIPADKRVMITFGGGSVKKNGVYDQVKEALKDYDTVEFWGIEPNPSIETLRKAIELGKEKKVDFLLAVGGGSVIDGTKLIAAGLLYDGDAWDLVLTHQPATDTVPLGTVLTLPATGSEMNNGAVISRHETKEKYAFFSNFPVFSILDPEVTFTLPPHQVACGLVDTFVHTVEQYMTTPGQSRLMDRWAEGILQTLVEVAPKIRENQNDYQLMADFMLSATMALNGFTSMGVSQDWATHMIGHELTALHGLSHGHTLAIVYPATLRVLREAKGDKLIQYGERVWNITSGTRDERIDAAIAHTEEFFRSLGLTTRLSEEKIGVETIDEIERRFNARNAAYGENANVTGAMAKTILNSCLKEF comes from the coding sequence ATGTATAATTTTGTTTTTCAAAATCCCGTAAAGCTTATTATGGGTAAAGGGATGATTGCGAATTTGAATAAAGAAATTCCTGCTGACAAACGTGTGATGATTACTTTTGGTGGTGGTAGCGTGAAAAAAAACGGTGTATATGATCAGGTGAAAGAGGCGTTGAAAGACTATGATACCGTTGAGTTCTGGGGCATTGAGCCTAATCCTTCCATTGAAACCTTACGTAAAGCTATTGAATTAGGTAAAGAAAAGAAAGTCGACTTTTTGCTGGCTGTAGGAGGTGGTTCTGTTATTGATGGAACGAAACTTATTGCTGCCGGCTTATTGTATGATGGCGATGCGTGGGACTTGGTACTTACACATCAACCGGCTACTGATACGGTACCTTTGGGTACGGTTCTTACTCTTCCTGCTACAGGATCGGAGATGAACAATGGAGCTGTGATATCTCGTCATGAAACGAAAGAAAAATATGCTTTCTTCTCTAATTTCCCGGTTTTTTCCATTCTTGATCCAGAAGTAACGTTCACACTTCCTCCTCATCAGGTTGCATGTGGCTTAGTCGACACGTTTGTACATACCGTAGAACAGTATATGACGACTCCTGGACAATCTCGCCTGATGGATCGCTGGGCAGAAGGAATATTGCAGACACTCGTAGAGGTTGCGCCTAAGATTCGTGAAAATCAAAATGACTATCAACTAATGGCCGACTTTATGCTTTCGGCTACAATGGCACTCAACGGTTTTACTTCTATGGGAGTATCGCAAGATTGGGCTACTCACATGATTGGTCACGAACTTACTGCGCTCCATGGTCTTTCTCATGGACATACCTTGGCAATTGTTTATCCGGCTACCTTGCGAGTATTGCGCGAAGCAAAAGGAGATAAACTCATACAATACGGTGAAAGAGTATGGAATATTACTTCCGGCACACGTGATGAACGTATTGATGCTGCTATTGCGCACACCGAAGAATTTTTCCGTTCGCTGGGGCTTACCACTCGTTTAAGTGAGGAAAAAATAGGAGTTGAAACGATTGATGAGATAGAACGCCGATTTAATGCTCGCAATGCTGCTTATGGTGAGAATGCCAATGTTACGGGTGCCATGGCAAAAACCATATTGAATAGTTGTTTAAAGGAATTTTAA